In the Nicotiana tabacum cultivar K326 chromosome 16, ASM71507v2, whole genome shotgun sequence genome, one interval contains:
- the LOC107800890 gene encoding xylulose kinase 2-like, with product MADSSLPQDALFLGFDSSTQSLKATVLDANLNIVAAELINFDSELSHYKTEGGVYRDPLVNGRIVSPTLMWIEAFELILQRLEKSSKLDFGKIVAVSGSGQQHGSVYWKNGSAAILSSLDSKKSLVEQLNDAFSTKESPIWMDSSTTEQCKAIEEAVGGAMELSRLTGSCAYERFTGPQIRRLFETQPEVYHNTERISLVSSFMASLLIGGYASIDHTDGAGMNLMDIKLRAWSETVLKATAPGLKEKLGKLAPAHAVAGPIASYFVERYHFNKDCLIIQWSGDNPNSLAGLTLNTPGDLAISLGTSDTVFGITKDHNPSLEGHVFPNPVDTESYMVMLCYKNGSLAREDIRNLYAEKSWDVFNKHLQQTPPLNGGRLGFYYKDFEILPPLPVGFHRYILENFRGDSLDGIKEHEVQEFDSPSEVRAIVEGQFLSKRAHAERFGMPSPPKRIIATGGASANSSILSLIASIFGSDVYTVQQPDSASLGAALRAAHGWLCNKKGNFVSISSMYMDNMDKTSLNCKLAATTGDQKLVAKYAMLMKKRIEIENRLVKKLGRL from the exons ATGGCGGATTCCTCACTCCCACAAGATGCTCTTTTCCTCGGCTTTGACAGTTCTACTCA GTCATTGAAGGCTACTGTGCTTGATGCCAATCTGAATATTGTGGCTGCAGAATTAATTAATTTTGATTCTGAATTATCACATTACAAAACTGAAGGTGGTGTTTATCGTGACCCATTAGTAAATGGCAGAATTGTTTCACCCACATTGATGTGGATAGAAGCATTTGAATTGATCCTTCAGAGACTCGAGAAATCATCAAAATTGGATTTTGGTAAGATTGTTGCTGTTTCAGGTAGTGGACAGCAACATGGTAGTGTGTACTGGAAGAATGGGAGTGCCGCGATTTTATCATCTCTAGATTCTAAGAAATCATTGGTTGAGCAACTAAATGATGCTTTTTCGACGAAGGAATCTCCTATATGGATGGACAGCAGCACGACAGAACAATGCAAGGCGATTGAGGAAGCTGTTGGTGGGGCAATGGAGTTGTCTAGACTTACTGGTTCTTGTGCATATGAGAGATTTACTGGTCCACAGATACGTCGATTGTTTGAGACACAACCGGAAGTGTATCATAATACTGAGAGAATCTCCCTTGTTAGCTCCTTTATGGCATCTTTGCTTATTGGGGGATATGCCAGCATTGATCACACTGATGGTGCAGGGATGAACTTGATGGATATTAAGCTGAGAGCGTGGTCCGAAACCGTTTTGAAG GCCACAGCTCCTGGTTTGAAGGAAAAACTTGGAAAATTAGCTCCTGCACATGCTGTTGCTGGACCTATAGCTTCCTATTTTGTGGAGAG GTATCACTTCAACAAAGACTGTTTGATCATTCAATGGTCTGGAGATAATCCCAACAGCTTGGCAG GGTTGACATTAAATACTCCAGGAGATCTGGCAATTAGTCTTGGCACTAGTGATACA gtttttggaaTAACTAAGGATCACAATCCAAGCTTGGAAGGGCATGTTTTCCCTAATCCCGTGGATACTGAAAGCTACATGGTAATGTTGTGCTATAAGAATGGATCACTAGCTCGTGAAG ATATACGCAATCTTTATGCTGAAAAATCCTGGGATGTTTTCAACAAACATCTGCAGCAAACGCCTCCACTAAACG GTGGTAGATTAGGCTTTTACTATAAGGATTTTGAGATACTGCCACCCCTCCCAG TTGGTTTCCACCGCTATATCCTTGAGAACTTCAGGGGAGATTCTCTTGATGGAATAAAAGAGCATGAAGTGCAAGAATTTGATTCCCCTTCTGAG GTTCGAGCCATAGTAGAGGGACAGTTTCTTTCTAAGCGAGCTCATGCTGAAAGATTCGGAATGCCTTCTCCTCCAAAGCGAATAATTGCAACAGGAGGTGCTTCTGCAAATAGTTCCATTCTAAGCTTGATAGCTTCCATCTTTGGAAGTGATGTTTACACAGTTCAACAACCAG ACTCGGCTTCACTTGGTGCTGCTTTGAGGGCTGCTCATGGTTGGTTGTGCAATAAGAAGGGTAATTTTGTGTCAATTTCATCCATGTACATGGACAATATGGACAAGACATCACTTAACTGCAAGCTCGCTGCGACAACAGGAGATCAAAAGCTTGTCGCCAAGTATGCTATGTTGATGAAGAAGAGAATCGAAATTGAGAATCGCCTTGTTAAAAAGCTGGGGCGTTTGTGA